The genomic interval GCATTATAGGCATGGGCATTGGCCTGCTCAGCGTCATGGCTGGCATGGCGCCGCTGGCGCCGCCTGCGTGGATATGGGGGCTGATGCTGGTCAACGGGCTGCTGTGGCCGCACGTGGCTTACTTTTGGGCCACCCGCTCGCCAGCCCCTTACCAGGCGGAACAGCGCAACTTGCTGCTTGATTCACTGATGGGCGGATTCTGGACCGCCGCCATGCACTTCAATCCCTTGCCGAGCGTGACCGTGCTATCGATGATGACCATGAACAACGTTGCTGCCGGGGGCAAGCGGCTGGTCGTGCGCGGGGCAATGGCCCAACTGGCCGGCATGCTTGTCGCCGTTCTGGTCCTCGGCCCCGGCCTGCAGCTGCATGCAACGCCCCTGCAAGTTTATGCTTGCCTCCCTATGCTGACGCTGTACCCGCTTGCCCTGGGCTGGGTGTGCTACCAGCTGGCGATCAAGCTGGCCGACCACAAACGCCGGCTGAGCGCGCTCAGCCTGACCGACAGCCTGACCGGCCTGCTCAACCATGGTGCCTGGAAAGACCTGCTGCTGCTGAAGTTCCAGGCCTGTAGACAACAACAGGGGCAGGCGGTCATAGCCCTGATCGACATCGACCATTTCAAGACTATCAACGACACCTTCGGCCACGTGGTCGGCGATTGTGTACTGCGCCAGCTCAGTGCCGAGCTACGGCGAAATTTGCGCGAGGGCGACCAGGCCGGGCGGTACGGCGGAGACGAGTTTTGCGTGATCCTGCCGGACACAAGCCAAGCCCAGGCCTGCCAAGCCATGGAGCGCCTGCGCGAACGTGTCGCCAACTACCGTAATCCGCAGTTGCCGCACCTGCGCATCAGCCTCAGCATCGGCCTGTCAGCATTCCAGGCTGGCCTGCAATCACCGGAACACTGGCTGGAACAGGCGGACAAGGCACTGTACACCGCCAAGCACGCAGGCCGTGACCAAGTCAATTTTGCCCGCAGCGAGGCTGCCACGCTCAGGCTGGCCTATCCTGATTGAACCCCCTGCCTGACTGCCCGGCGGGAGGCTGCTTGAAGGAGCTGCTCGCGCATGGCCAGGACCGCCAACCTTCCACCCGCAAGCCCTACGCCGCGCTTTCAGGTGCGCCACCTGATTGCCGGTTTCAGCACAGTGTACGGCCTGGCCTGCCTGGTCATCCTCGGCGCCCTGTTCAATATCGCGACCACGCTCGACAAGCAGGAGCGCCAGCGTAGCGCGTTCCATGCGACGCAGGCGCTGGAACAGCGTCTGCTGGCCTCACGCCAGTTTCTGTCCAGCTACGCCGTATGGGATGCGGCCTTCGAGCACCTGGCAGGCCACGCCGACTGGCATTGGGCCTACGAGGAGAAGAATGTAGGTGAATCGTTGTACAGCGCCAGCGGCTACGAAGGGGTGTTCGTGGTGGAAAACGACCGTACCACCTACGCCTTGTTCAAAGGCCAGCCCACCCAGGCAGGCGCCAACACCTATATAGACGCAAC from Pseudomonas fortuita carries:
- a CDS encoding diguanylate cyclase; translated protein: MENSSGKGLSFVKRIYLPRIIGMGIGLLSVMAGMAPLAPPAWIWGLMLVNGLLWPHVAYFWATRSPAPYQAEQRNLLLDSLMGGFWTAAMHFNPLPSVTVLSMMTMNNVAAGGKRLVVRGAMAQLAGMLVAVLVLGPGLQLHATPLQVYACLPMLTLYPLALGWVCYQLAIKLADHKRRLSALSLTDSLTGLLNHGAWKDLLLLKFQACRQQQGQAVIALIDIDHFKTINDTFGHVVGDCVLRQLSAELRRNLREGDQAGRYGGDEFCVILPDTSQAQACQAMERLRERVANYRNPQLPHLRISLSIGLSAFQAGLQSPEHWLEQADKALYTAKHAGRDQVNFARSEAATLRLAYPD